The genomic region CGCGCTCTGGCGAGGGTAGGGTGGGCGCGAGCAGGGAGCCGAAGAAGACGACGAGCGAGCGCGCCGAGTATGGGGCCAGAAGAGCAGCTGTTTGCGGCCGGAGATGTGATAGCGGGCCGCTACCGCATTGAAGAAGAGCTGGGCCGGGGGGCGTACGGCGTGGTGTTTCGTGCGATTCAGCTGGGCATTGGCCGCGCGGTGGCGCTCAAGACCCTTTTGCCCGGCGTGGGCGAAGAGGCCGAGGAGCGCCAGCGTTTTGAGCGCGAGGCGCTGCTGATCAGCCGGCTCAATCACCCCAACATCATCACCCTCTTTGACTACGGGGAGCATGAGGGGGTGAGGTTTATGGTGATGGAGTATGTGGAGGGCAAGAGCCTGGGCGATCTCATTGCCGAGCGCGGGCGCTTGAGCGCGGCTGCGGCGCGGCGCATCGTCGATCAGATGCTCGACGCGCTGCATCTGGCGCACGCGCAGGGGGTGGTCCACCGCGACTTAAAGCCCGAAAACATCCGCATCCTGGCTGGCGAGACGATGGATGGGGAGGGGGTGGAGGTGGTGAAAATTCTCGATTTTGGCATCGCCAAGATCGTGCAGCCCCAGGCGGAGGTTCCCTCGATGCTCGACCGTCTCACCGAGTCGGGCAAAGCGATGGGTACGCCACAATATATGAGCCCGGAGAACATCACCGGCGATCCGGTCACCCATAAGGCGGACCTCTACGCGGTGGGCCTGATTCTCTTTGAGATGCTCGCTGGCGAGGCCGCCTTTAAGGGGAAGACGCCGCGGGAGGTGATGGTCTCGCATGTGCGCGATGACGCGCCGATGTTGCCCGATGAGGAGGAGCTTCGGCCTTTTGCCCGGGCGCTGGCCGCGGCGCTGATCAAACAGCCCGACGATCGGGTGGCGTCCGCCCGGGCGATGCGGGTGATGCTGGAGCAGGACGGCGCCGGGCGACCTTCCGGCGCGTTGCTGGCAGCCGGAGCGGGGGCCGGGGCGGCCGAACGCTCGACGATGCGGGCCCTGGTGGCGGTGGCGCTGGGCGTGGCGGTGGTGGTCGTGTTGATGGCGGTAGCGCTGCTGATGCAGACGCCGGGTGAGACCGGCGTTGAGACCACCTCTGTGGTGGCGGCGTCTGAGCGAGAAGATGGCGCGGAAACACCATCGCCGAACGCGGCGCGCGAAGGCTTTGAGGCCGCCGTGGTGGAGCCGCAGCCCCGGCCGACGCCGGGTGAGGGCGAAGGAGAGGAGGTTGAACCTGCGTCCGAGGTCGATGTCGGTGAGCTTCAAGTACAAAACGTTGAGCAGCGCGCCGACGTTCCTGAACCTCGCGACGATGGGGCCGAGAGCCCCGAGGTTGCTCGTCGAAGCCTGGCGAGCGGGGCGGATGCGTACCACGCTCCATCTCGCGCGCGGCGGGTTCGCGCGCAGCCGGAGCGTGAGGAGTTGACGCGGCTTGTGCGCCTTGTGTCGACACCTCCCGGGGCGCGTGTCTCGGCCAATGGTCAGCCCCTGGGGACGACGCCGCTGAGCTGGGAGGCGCCCCTGGAAGGCGCGGTGCGCTTGAACTTCTCGTTGATCGGGTATCAGGATCAGGAGGTCTCGCTGAGCCCCGAGAGCGCTGAGGATGAGGTTGAGGTCACGCTGCGCCGCGCGCGCCTGGAGTTGATGCCATGAAAAGGTGCAAACTCGCCAATGGCCGCGGCCTGGCTGCTGCGACGGTGGCCGCGGGCCTGCTGATGGTCGCGTTACCGGCGGCGGCGCAGCAGGGCGGGGGCGATCCGCACGACGCGGCGCAGAACGCCGAGGTGCATTATCAGATCGCGATGCGCCTCTTTAATGAGGGGCGCTACCGGGAGTCGGTCGAGGAGTTCGACCAGGCGCTGGCTTTACTCGACGACCCCATCTTCTGGTGCAACCGGGCCGTACCCCTGGTCAAACTCGCCGAGATGGAGCAGGCCGGCGAGAGCTTGAGGCGCTGCCGTGACGGGTTTGAACCGCAGAGTGCGGATTATGCGCAGGTCGACGCACAGCTCAGCGGGCTGACGCTCGTAGCGCGCCGCGTCGAGCCGGCCGCACGCAGCGTCGCGCAGCTCGCCGGGCAACGCCCCCTGGAGGTGGCGCCGGTGATGTTGGACGAGGTTGAGGAGGAAGGCTCCGGCCGTCGGGTGGCCGGCTGGGCGCTGGCCGGCGCCGGGGTGGGGCTTCTGGCGTCGGCCTGGGTGATCGACCTTCGCAGCGCGCCGGTGGTTGAGGAGTTGGCCGAGGCCAGCGCGCAGGGGGCCAGCCGCCAGCGCTACGATGCGCTGCGCAGCGAGGTGGCGCTTCGCCAGCGCGTCTTCTGGTCGCTGGCTGGCGCCGGTGCGGCCGCCACGCTGGTGGGTGGTGGGCTTCTGACCTGGGATCTTCTCGAGGATGACGCCCGCCCCGCCACGCTCAGCCTGAACCCGCAGCTTCAACCGGGGCTGGTCGGAGTGGGGATTCGCTTGTCGCGTTGAGCGCGGTGAGCAACTTCAGGGACATACCAGAAGATGAGGGGGAGGGTTTTGTCGGCTGCGACCTGTCGCGTCGGCAGCGCCGCGCGGCCGGTCAGGCCGCCGCTGTGCTGCACGCGTCTGCGGGGGCAGAGCTGTGGCCCTGTTTGTGGCATCTGCGGCGTCCGTGAGGCGGATCGCTGGCCGGAAAGGCGCCCCTGGTCGAGATGTTGACCCCTCAGGTTAAGATCTGTAAGCTCGCGCGCCGGAAAGGGAATTTCTGACCAGTGATGAATGCCCGGCCTTAGATGTCAGGATGACGCGCCAGGGGAGTCGCCGCCGCGATGCGAGTGGTCGCCGCCGTACCGTTTTGGTCAACGGGCGCGCGGAGGTCGCGATCGCGGCAAGGGTGAGCGCGCGCGTCCGGACGAAGGCCGAGAGCAATGCCATGGGATGATTCTATGAGTTCGAACGCGACCGGGACGAAGTTCAAGTCGTGGGTGGGATGCAAGGCGCTGTTGGCGATGATGATCGGGGTGGCAGTGATGCTGGGGGCGGCTCCGGCGATGGCGCAGAGTCAGGCCTCGGTATCGGCCATGCTCCGGGGCACCATGCTGGGCATCGGGCCCTCGCCGGTGGCCAGCATGATCAACCCGCAGCAGGATGAGTGGCTCGACGATGAGGAGATTCAGGCCTGGCTCTGGCCTACACCGGTGGAGCGCGCCTGGCCTATGGATGAAGAAGGGCGGCCGGTGGTCGAGACGCGCCGGCGCGACGTCTTCTTTCATGAGGTGGGACCGCGCGACACCCTCTCCCGCATTCGCTCAATGTACCGCGTCACCACGGCGATGCTCGAAGAGATGAACCCGGAGCTCGACCTGCGCGATCTGCAGGTGGGCCAGCAGGTCAAAGTCTGGGAGCTCGACACCTCAAGCTGGGCGCGAAGTGTGGGGCGCTCCAACAGTGGGCGCTTGATCGGTGGGGAGCCGATGCCGCCTGGCGAGAGCTATATTTTGCTCTATCCGCACCGCGCCTTTGGTACCTATTACGCCGTCAGTGAGACGGTGCGCGTGCTCGACGCCTACTACCAGACCTTCCAGGATGCGCCGCCGCTGATTGTGGGCGATATGAGCTTTCGCACCGGTCGGGCCATCAACCCGCACCGCTCCCACCGTAGCGGGCGAGATGTGGATGTGACGCTGCCGCGCCTGGTGGAGCCTCCCAACTACAATCGTTTTCATTACATCCGCCGCGATCATCTCGACGCGCAGCGCACGCTCTGGATGGTGTTGAAGCTGCTCGAAGGGGGGCTGGTCGAGCACATCTTTTTGGACTGGTACCATCAGCGCACGCTCTACCGGCTGGCGCGCGACCAGGGCGCGCCCGAGGCGTGGCTGCGGGAGGTCTTTCAGTACCCGCGGCGCGGCGGGTCCGGGATTGTGCGGCATGAGCCCGGGCATCGAAAGCACCTGCACGTGCGCTACCGCTGCCAGCAGACCGACCGCTGGTGCGGCTGAGTGACCGCTCGCTCTAAAGTGGGGGGATTAGCCGGCGTAGGCGCCGGTGATCAGGGCGGTGGCCAGCTGCTGGTCGTGGCTGAGCGCCTCAGCGAGCGCGCGTAGAAAAGCGCGGGTCTCCTCGGCATCGATCGCGCGGGGATCGTTGAGGTGTTCCACCAGCGTGTGCCGCGCCTGGCGGGTGGCCTCGGCGAAGTCGGCGTAGTGGGCGGCGGGCACGCCGCAGAGGTGCGCCAGATCTTCGAGGGCGTCGCCGGCGCCGCGAGCGATGTGGTGGCGAAGCGCGTGCCCGTTGGAGCGCAGGTAGAGCTCGGCGCTGAGCTCATTGACGGCAAAGATCGTCAGCAGCACCGAACCCACGGTTGAGGCTGTGGCGGTGCCCAGCGCGGCGCTGGCGATGAGGGCGTTGGCGGTGTCGTTGCTCTCATCGACAGGTTCTTCAGGCGGCGGGTCTTGCTGCTCAGACGACGCCGAACTCTCGCTATTGGAACTTCCTTCGGAGGCTTCGGTGGAGTCGGTGGAACCGCCGGAGGTGCCTTCGCTGGCCGCCGAGGAGTCGGCGCTGCCGGCGGACGACTGGCCGCTTCCGGCCGACGAACCCTCGGAGCCGGCCGAGCTGTTGCCGGAGTCGCTGGCCGCGCCGTTGGCGCTGCTGGCAGACACGGGATGGGCTCCGTTGCCAACGCCGCTCGACGTGGAATGCGCCAGCGCCGGAGGCGAACACAAAAGCAGCCATGCCACGCTGAGAAGGCCCACCCGGGTGCGCGTCGTTGCCATCGTCGCCTCCATACAGAAGAGAAGTTCACCTCTGAGACTGCCAGAGCTTCAGCGGGCACGCAACGCTTGCGACAGGCGTTAACATGGCGCGGAAGCCGATGTTATGCGGTGATCGCCGAGGTGTGCAGCGCCCGAGTGAGGCTGTTAAGGCGTCTGGCCACCCGCGCTAACACGCCACGTCGGGGCCCGGTGCGTCGGGGGTTCGGCACTCGATGGTGGCGTGATTGACCTGAAAGCGCTCGCGCAGCTCGCGGCGCAGGGCGTCAGTTAAAGCGGTGGCGTCGGCCAGGGCGTCGATGCGGGTTTTGAGCACCACGCTTACAATGGCCTGACCGTCGTCGAGCCCCCAGGCGTGCATGTCGTGGATGGCGACGACGTCGGGGTGGGCCAGAAGCGTCGCCTTGAGGGCGGCGATGTCGAGGCCGGCCGGGGCGCGCTGCAGCAGGATGCGCACCGTGTCGCGCAGCAGCGGCCAGCTCCCGAGAAGGATCAGGAGCGCGATGACCAGGCTGGCTACCGGGTCGGCCACGGCGAGTCCGAAGTAACCCACGGCGATGGCCGAGACGATCGCCGCGACTGAGCCCAGCGCATCGGAGAGAAGGTGCAGCATGGCGCCGCGGGTGTTCACCGACTGGTCGCGACTTTTTGCCAGGTACCAGGCGCTTCCCAGGTTGACGCCCAGACCGGCCACCCCGGTCCAGAAGACGGCCGTCGCCTCCATGGCGGGCGGAGCCTGCAGGCGCTCTACGGCCTCAATGCTGATGAAGACGACGATGACAATGAGCCCGATGGCGTTGATCAAACCGCCCAACACCGGCGCGCGCTTTAACCCGAAGGTGTAGGCCGCCGAGGGGGCCTGGCTGGCGAGTTTGATGGCGAGCAGGGCGACCAGCAGCGCGCCCACGTCGGAGACCATGTGGCCGGCGTCGGAGAGCAGCGCGAGTGAGTTGGTCCAGAACCCGACGACGGTCTCAAGGAGCAGGAAGGCCGCGTTTAGGGCGATGGCCACAACGAGCGCGCGGGCCGGCGTGGGACCTCCGTGATCGTGGTGCGAGTCGTGATGATGGTGGTGGGCGCTCATGATCATCCTCAAGATGGCGTCGGGTGAGACGAGGCGGCGTCAACGTCGTGCGGAGGGTGTGCAGCGGGCTAGAAAGCGTCGCGCACAAGCTCCAGTCGAAGCCCGAACTCCAGGTCGGTGCGCTCGGAGCCGGCGGCGAACGCGCCGGAGACGTACTCCAGCTTGCTATAAGGCTGGAAGAGCATCGCGTGCGGGCCCAGAGCCAGCGTTAAGGTGACGCCCAGACGCGCGCTAAGGTTACGCTCGGAGTGCAGATTGAGGATGTTGAAGAGCTCGGCGTGGCGCACGCGCACATCGAGGGCGTTGGCGTAGTAGCCGCCCAGATGGGCGCGGGCCAGCAGGTAGGCCTGGCCTCCGGCCAGGCCGGCGGTCTCGGTGCGGCCGACGTTGAGGTCGAGCGCCGGTCCCGCCCCCAGCGCGAGCAGTGAGGTGCCGGAGTCGGAGCGGGCGATCGGCAACACCAGCCCGAAGAAGCCGTGGGCGCGCATCGGGAGTTCGCCGGCGATATGGCGCGCATCGAGCTCCAGCGCCCAGCCAAAGCGGTCGGTGAAGCCGCGCCGGGAGCCGGCCCGCGGCGTGGCGATGCTGATGTAGCGAAAGAGGGTAAAGTC from Lujinxingia vulgaris harbors:
- a CDS encoding cation diffusion facilitator family transporter translates to MSAHHHHHDSHHDHGGPTPARALVVAIALNAAFLLLETVVGFWTNSLALLSDAGHMVSDVGALLVALLAIKLASQAPSAAYTFGLKRAPVLGGLINAIGLIVIVVFISIEAVERLQAPPAMEATAVFWTGVAGLGVNLGSAWYLAKSRDQSVNTRGAMLHLLSDALGSVAAIVSAIAVGYFGLAVADPVASLVIALLILLGSWPLLRDTVRILLQRAPAGLDIAALKATLLAHPDVVAIHDMHAWGLDDGQAIVSVVLKTRIDALADATALTDALRRELRERFQVNHATIECRTPDAPGPDVAC
- a CDS encoding DUF3015 family protein; the protein is MSASSANGAASDSGNSSAGSEGSSAGSGQSSAGSADSSAASEGTSGGSTDSTEASEGSSNSESSASSEQQDPPPEEPVDESNDTANALIASAALGTATASTVGSVLLTIFAVNELSAELYLRSNGHALRHHIARGAGDALEDLAHLCGVPAAHYADFAEATRQARHTLVEHLNDPRAIDAEETRAFLRALAEALSHDQQLATALITGAYAG
- a CDS encoding serine/threonine-protein kinase, whose product is MGPEEQLFAAGDVIAGRYRIEEELGRGAYGVVFRAIQLGIGRAVALKTLLPGVGEEAEERQRFEREALLISRLNHPNIITLFDYGEHEGVRFMVMEYVEGKSLGDLIAERGRLSAAAARRIVDQMLDALHLAHAQGVVHRDLKPENIRILAGETMDGEGVEVVKILDFGIAKIVQPQAEVPSMLDRLTESGKAMGTPQYMSPENITGDPVTHKADLYAVGLILFEMLAGEAAFKGKTPREVMVSHVRDDAPMLPDEEELRPFARALAAALIKQPDDRVASARAMRVMLEQDGAGRPSGALLAAGAGAGAAERSTMRALVAVALGVAVVVVLMAVALLMQTPGETGVETTSVVAASEREDGAETPSPNAAREGFEAAVVEPQPRPTPGEGEGEEVEPASEVDVGELQVQNVEQRADVPEPRDDGAESPEVARRSLASGADAYHAPSRARRVRAQPEREELTRLVRLVSTPPGARVSANGQPLGTTPLSWEAPLEGAVRLNFSLIGYQDQEVSLSPESAEDEVEVTLRRARLELMP
- a CDS encoding penicillin-insensitive murein endopeptidase; translation: MSSNATGTKFKSWVGCKALLAMMIGVAVMLGAAPAMAQSQASVSAMLRGTMLGIGPSPVASMINPQQDEWLDDEEIQAWLWPTPVERAWPMDEEGRPVVETRRRDVFFHEVGPRDTLSRIRSMYRVTTAMLEEMNPELDLRDLQVGQQVKVWELDTSSWARSVGRSNSGRLIGGEPMPPGESYILLYPHRAFGTYYAVSETVRVLDAYYQTFQDAPPLIVGDMSFRTGRAINPHRSHRSGRDVDVTLPRLVEPPNYNRFHYIRRDHLDAQRTLWMVLKLLEGGLVEHIFLDWYHQRTLYRLARDQGAPEAWLREVFQYPRRGGSGIVRHEPGHRKHLHVRYRCQQTDRWCG